The DNA region GAGCGGCACGACGCCGTAGGCGCCCAGCCTGAGCAGCTCCTCGGTGTCCTTGGAGATGGCGCCGATGCGAGACCAGTCGCCGCTGTACCTGCAAGCACCGAAAGCCACTCGCTGTAAGGCCGGAGCAGGCAATGCAATGGCGAAAACCAGACACTGCGCGTCGAAGCTAGCTCACCCGGCATCGACGAAGCCGAGGGCGAAGAGTGCGACGCCGGACCGCAGCAGGACGCTCTTGGAGAGCAACGAGCTACCTCCGCCGGctcggtcgtcgtcgtcgtccgctGGCTTCTTCGCGCGGCACGGCCGGAGGCGgccgcgcgcggccggccggggcgCGAGCGGAGGCGGGACGGGAGCGACGGTGCTGGCGCCGGCGTGCCACCGCAGCATGCCGTTCGGCTGCGCGGTGCGCACAGAACCGCGGCTGGCTTTTATCTTTCTTTCTCGTCCACACGTGTGTTAGCAGCAAGCCAGCAGAAGGCTCGAGGCTGTGCCCCGTGTAGGAGTGCTGAAAGCGCCTCGCACCCTCGCGGACAAAGTGGACACGAGATGACTTTCAAACATTTTAATATACATAACCACCGGTTCCTCTAGTATTACAAATCATAGTTGTGTTTCATGGATCAAGGAATTATGAGTCATGTTTTACACCTGAATCAAACAGAACTTCTCAAACCAGTCTCATCCAAGTGTGTCGGGCCGGGCTCATTTTACTCGAGTCTAGTCTGGCCCAAACCAAACACCGACCCGCACCGCACGTCTCCTCCCTCCCCCCTCCCAATTCCCAAACCagccctccctctcctccaccTCTCCACGCCGACCAGTCCCCCtgtccatcgccgccgccgccgccggcgcacaACTCTTCCCACGACCGCATCGATCCATCCCTCGCGCTAATTtttccgcccggccgccacccgGGGCTCCACCGGCCCGGCTTGATTCGCGCCGGGGGCGGCTGCTCCGTGCTCTGAGCCACCCGTCGCCGCTGTAGCCCGCTGCTGCGGGGTTACTCCGCGCTCGGCTGCCGCTGGTGTCGGGGTCTAGGGTTTTGGCTCCGCCAGGCGAAGGCGGAGGGTGCATTGGTTGGTGCGTGCATGGGGATGGTGCCCAACGGGCTCCTGCCCAATGCGTCCGCCGGGGTGACGCGGCGGCTCGACCCCGAGCGCTGGGCGGTCGCGGAGGGCCGCACGGCGGAGCTGATCGCGCGCATCCAGCCCAACGCGCACTCCGAGGGCCGGAGGCTTGCCGTCTACCACTACGTGCAGCGACTTATCATGAACTGCCTCTCGTGCCAGGTATAGTACCTGATTACTAAGTGGTCCGATTGCTCCCCGCAGGTAGTAATAAGGATTAGCGTCTGTTTGAAGTAGAAGGCTCTTGTATATGACGGCGAGCACTGATGTGTGGATGGATAGATGAGACTGCTATTGTAGAACTGACTAGAGTAATGGTTGCTCCACAGAGAGGGCAATAGTCAATAGCTGATGCTTTGCTTTCTGCTTCTCAAATGTTTGTCTGACCTACTGAAGCTGATTCTGGAGAGAGAGCTCGTTGGAAATGGAGGCTTGTGGTTACAGAAGAACAGGAGGGATGCTGGTCACTTGTCACCCATGCTTCCTAATCTGATATTTGACAACCTGTTTATAAGCATCAAATTTCAAACAGTGGGGATGGTTGGCAAAAAAAATGTGTATTGGGGGAAGAGTGGAAATAGAGATCCTGGACACTGTGTAGTCGAACTGTATTTCCTATTTTGTATGCATTCCTGTGACATGGGGTGTCACACACATCCACTACCATGTTACTGAAGTTTTGTGGAACCACAGAGCTAGTCTCTCCCGATAGTATGACATGAAAAACCTGCATGCCTTAGCCAGAAGAGTTCTAGTAATTCCTGTTTGGTAGTCATAAATCAATTCCGTATGTGGATGTCTGAAAATTCTAGCTTGTCTGATGGCAAGCATTTGCTACACCTCCTAGCAGGTGCATTGAGATAGCACTTTTACCTTATTTCATGTTCCTTGGATGATTGAAATAGACTTATCTGTGATTCTTATGCATGTCAAGGGGAATTTTGCAATAGCATTTTGGAAGTTCCCTGCTCTTATCTTAAGTGTTCAACTGTCCAGTTGATTAAATGTGCTTCACAGAGAATAGATCTCTTTATCTCTACAGGTTTTTACCTTTGGGTCAGTCCCTCTCAAGACTTATTTACCTGATGGTGACATTGATGTCACTGCTTTTAGTAATAGTGAAGAATTAAAGGAGATCTGGGCAAACCTTGTCCGGGATGCATTGGAGCATGAAGAGAAGAGTGAAAATGCCGAATTTCATGTAAAAGAAGTCCAGTATATTCAGGCAGAGGTACTTTACCCAGTGATAATTTCagaatgtttttttttttggctgtATAGGCATCAGAGTTACCTCCATATGGAGGTACTCCTTTGCTAAGTGCTAACTGTGTACATATAGTACAGTTTCATTTAGCATTGTTCCTGCATTTAACAGTTTCATTTAGCATTGTTCCTGCATTTACAACTTTACGATTGAGTTGAAGTTATTACCAGAAGTTGAGGCAGAACAGAAACTAACACAATATCTTAAGCTAAACTTCAGTTTAGTAATATGCTATTGCTCGTTGAACACAGTTCTTGGCACAATATGGTGTAGCAAAATAGCTATGCTATTTCCAGAGGATTATGCATTTGAAGACACTACTTTGTACACAAAAATGCATCCCATGCCATTTTCTCGCTCCTCTCCCTTATCCTCTTTTGGGGATTGTGGCACCTTCAATGATTTGGCACTTGTATTATTTTGGTTTTCATTCATTTGTGCCTTTCTCATATGTTTCATGTATCATGCACAGGTCAAGATTATTAAGTGTCTTGTGGAAAACATTGTTGTCGACATCTCATTTAATCAAGTTGGTGGACTATGTACACTTTGTTTTCTTGAAGAGGTGTGTTCTTATTTTCAAAATCTAGCTTAATTGTTATATGCAGACAATTTGCTTGAAATTTTACCATTTATAAGTTAATACTGTAAGAATTTTATATTGAGTTGAATAACTGTGCTTGTTGCGTCTAGTACCTGGCTCAAATATACTTGGCTTTTCTGTGCCTACCTCTTGTAATGATTCTGCATTTTAGTAGATCGACAACTTGATCAGCCGAAATCATTTATTCAAGCGGAGTATCATATTGATAAAGGCATGGTGTTTCTACGAGAGTCGTATTCTTGGAGCTCACCATGGTCTTATATCTACTTACGCATTGGAGACGCTGGTTCTGTACATATTTCATATATTCAACAATTCTTTTACTGGACCTCTTGAGGTGACTTACTCTCGTGTCTTTCGGATATCCTGACATGAAGCCAATGCTTATTTTCTGTTTGTGCATGCGCAGGTTTTGTACCGTTTCTTAGAATTTTTCAGCAACTTTGATTGGGAGAAATTTTGTTTGAGCTTGTGGGGCCCAGTTCCTATAAGTTCACTCCCAGATATGACTGGTAATCTATACGTGTCACTTTGTTTTGGTAGATCACTGATTTGAGTTTTTGATCATTCATATTATGTCATGCAGCGGAACCTCCGCGGAAGGATTGTGGTGAATTGTTGCTGAACAAGTCCTTCCTGGATACTTGTAGTTCTGCGTATGGAGTTGTGCCTCACACCCAGGATAATCAGGGTCAACCATTTGTTTCCAAACACTTCAATGTTATTGATCCTTTACGTGCAAACAATAATCTTGGAAGAAGTGTCAGCAAAGGTAACTATGAACCTACTTCAAGATCATCTTATAGGTGAATTGAACATAGTAAATGTTCTTTGGTTCATCTACTTCCGTTCAATTGATGGTGTACTGCGTTTGATTTAATGATTTTTGAATGGGATTCAATGATATCTGTAATTCATCCACTGTGCATGTGTTAATTGATTGCTAGCCTGCCTGCTTGGTTAATTTCAGCATTGTACTGATATATGCATGAGTGGCCAGCAAATCAAACCACTGAAGATAAGAACTGTCATTCTTTGCAACCTGTGATAGGACCTCCTTGAGCAGCATTACCATAGCTGCACCTGTCAACAGTTTTATTCATTCTTACATATGTTGAGTTCCGTAGTATGTGGTAATTAACAGCAGAAATATATCTTACTTTGACTGTCTAGTTCTTAAATATAATAATTTTTTCCCTGATGTATTTCTATACTCCGAAAAGTACTCTCGTCAATATTTTGTCTTATTGGCCATTTGATGCTAATGATAGATTCAGTCTCTTAAGAAGATTCAAGTTTATGGATTGGATGATGTTTTTGTCATGTTCAATGAGAAGTTTTATCTCTACAAGGAGAACAAAAATATATCATCTGTTGAGTTGATATTTTGTTCTGCAGGCAATTTCTTTAGAATACGCAGTGCTTTTGCATATGGGGCGAAAAGGCTTGGAAAGTTACTTGAATGTCCAAAAGAAGATTTAATTGCTGAATTGAATCTATTCTTCACAAATACATGGATAAGACATGGGAGTGGAAGTCGTCCTGATGTGCCTACCCCAAGTCTGGTTGATGTGCAGCCTCTGAAAGTTGTTCCTTCTGTAGTGTCAAACAGTTACAAAAGTGTAACAGCATTCAAGAAAAAAGTTGAAAATCCTAAGCTTCTTGCTAATCAGTATAATCTTCGTGCGGATCAAGATAATCTTACTGAAGTTGGTCACAGTTATCCTTATCCTTCTTCTCAGTCAATTCAGAAAAGTGAACTACATTGTCGTAATCTGCCAAGAACAGTCAATCCTTCCGTTTCTCATGCTCAGCACCAGAAAGTTTACTCAGCACAAGGAAATGCTGAGGTCTCTGAACATCTTGAAAGAAATAACTCAGCTGGATTGATGCAAGGTGAAAGGGATAAGAGAGTGCCAAATGGTCTCAATGTCGACGACAGAAGTGGGCAAAACGGGCCTAGATTTGCAAGAAGCCGATCTAGCCCTGAACTAACAGATTCTTCTGTTGAAGGATTTCGTGGTAGGGCGATAAATGTGGTTGGTATGGAACCCTTGAAGGTTGATTACAGCAGCAGAAGAAATATCGTGGTTCCAGAAGTGTCTAGCAACCATAGCACTAAGTCTTCACAGGATGAATCAATGTCTTCCTTGAACTCATCTCACCCTAGTGCAAAGGCAGTTTCTGATTCACATAGTGTTTCCAGCAGCTATCGTGAAGATAATGGTTTTGTGATGAATGAAGAACTTCCTTCTGTCTCCGAATCATCGAATATGCGCCATGATGAACAAGTTCTGGTTAATTTAATGGAATCCATGAAGTTGCATGGATTCAATGGACAGATTCAATTGCCAATGCCAATACCTTCTAATCTGTCTGCAGCGCATTCTAATATACTGTCTCCAACAGTTTTTTCACAAAAGCATCTGGCTGGGGTTCCTCCAACTAATTTAATTGGGGCACCATGGTTACCCAATATGCAGTTCCTCCGTGGATTTGTTCAACCACCAACCCAATGCATACACAATCCAAATTTTGCACCGAATGTTGAAGATGGTATTGAGAGTGAGAAGCCTATTGCATCAGATGCAAGTCATGATGCTGGCAATACTTGGCATGAGTATGGTGTTAGATATTCTAGACAGTTTGATCCTGAAGCGAGAGATCCTTGCATCTATGATATTGATGGCAAGGAATGCTCCTCTTTGCGCAATTGTGTGCACGGTGCCCCCTTGGAAAGGCAGACAGAATTTGCTATTGAAAATAATGGCGTAATTGATGAAACCTATACCAGCATGTTCCAACATCAAACAAGTAGAGAAGCCAATGCAGATTGCTCTAGGAGTAGTGGTTATGTGAATGTTCCTTTTTCACATGCCAGTTCATCCACAGGCAAAGATCTGGATGCATGTTCGTGGGATGAAGGGACTATAAATACAAGAAGATCATTAAGAGACAAATGGGGAAAAAGACCTGCTTTTGTGGCACCAGGCATAACCACGCATAGCAATACCAGTTGGCAGATGGGAAATGCCACTAAGCATCTCCCAACTGAAGTTGATGATGCCCCCAGGAATATGACAGTGGTACCAATCATTAATGAAGCTTCTGAGATAGTAGCAGTGCCTGATTCTTTTTCAACGCAATCAAGAACTAGTCAAGTACCAAATGATTTTGATGCATCACAAACCGGCATGCCTAATCCACTATTTGCTCCTTTTCTTATTGGTTCCCCACAGCAGAGGCAAGCTGATAGCTCTGGACTGACTTTTGTTCCAACAGGTCCACCAGTTCCATTTGTTGTGCTCCCATATGTTCCTAGGAATGGCGATGGTTCTGATCCCCAGTTTGAGAGAAGCGAAGGAATGGATCAGCTTCCTGCCAATATTGCGGGTCAACATTTTAGTTTGCTCAATGATGTTCACCAACCAGATCCCAGTGCTACCTCATCAGCATCATGCAGTACTATCACTGAGCCGTCCGGGGAACACAAGCCTGACATCTTGAACAGTGATTTCATTAGCCATTGGCACAATTTACAGTATGGCCGACTCTGCCAGAATGCCCGTCCCTTAGGTCCTGTTCTATACCCTTTTCCGGTTCCACAAATGTATTTACAGGGCCATGCTGCATGGGATGGACCTGGAAGACCACCGGCAGCAAATGTTAACTGGACGCAAATGGTGGCACCTAGCCAACGAGTATTTCCTGTGATGCCTTTGCAACCTGCTACGGAAAGAGGTACTGGCGTTCTCCAACACTATGGCGAAGATGCACCCAGATACCGTGGAGGCACAGGAACCTACTTGCCAAATCCTGTAAGAACCTAATGTATCTTTTAGCGTCTTATCTCATGCATAGACAACTTGTTAGTAATACTATATTAGAAAGATGGAAACTTAGCAACGTAACTGTACTTATCAAAACTTTGTACTGATTTCAACATTTGATATGTGGGTGGTTTTCCTACTGAGTTGCTAGGATTTATCCGATGTAGCCAAAATCCTTCTGTTCCACCGAGTGCCTCTTTAGATGATTTAATTGCTCAATTGAAGCTTGTAACTATTCACAGTTGGATTCTGCTAGGTCAGTTTGGTAAATTTTGAAGTTTTAACTTGCTAATAAGATTTTAAGTTTACCTGTTAGATTCATAGGAAGATTCCCTTTACATCATAATGAATATCATAGAACTTGGGCCCCGGAGTCTGGACACAAGCAGCAAACTGTTTTCTATCAGGTTGCTATCTTTGAGTCAGTTATTGGTGAAAATTTGTCCGTGCTACCTTGTTTTAATTATTAAGTCAGTGTTGATCATTCTGAAGCTTGTATGCTAGAAATAGTTTTGTCGGAACCAGCTGTATAACTATCCTGAAGCTTGTATGCTAGAAACAATTTTGATGCTTTTTAGCACTATAAGGAGGATGCATCCCAGATAAACTTGACTAAGGTCATAGTCTTGAAAGTATTCTGAGGTCCAGCAGAAACATCCTTTTCTTTTCAACCAGGCATTGTTTCTTTGAAGGATTCTTTATTTCTAATGGTGTTTATTCAACTTGAAGCTCATGTGTTACCCTGCAACAGAATGAAGATCATAGCATAGTAACTTTGTCATTCAGGACGGAGCTTCTTTAAGGCCAACCTAGGCTGTGCACCCCTTCATTGAGCAACTTCCTAAAACAAGCAGTAATATTTTAGCTACTCATTAATATGCTTCAAATTTTTAATGATACGGTTGTTAGACCCTAGCTTTAGTGGCAAACTCCACCACTGGTGACATCGATAATGATTGGTGGCACCATAAGAATGTACAAATGATTACTACTCCCTCATTTTTAAGAAAATGACGTTGAGGTCATAAACTTAATACAATGTTGAGATTGTTTAATCACCAATAATGAATCATCAGCTAAATGTATTATGTCCAGTTGTGGCCTGTGGGACATGAAGAAAAATTAATGAGATCTTTTCATGACTGAATTAAGACATTCGGAATATGGGTGCTGTAGGTTTTCTTTATGGTAGTTCTTCCTTCTGTTCCGCTAGGCACAGTCATATCTTTGTTTCACAAGAGAGAGATTTATTAAGCAATGATTTATTAAATTGATAGTCTGGACTGCGAAATACTAAGCCGTCAATTCTGTGGCTTCTGTTCAGAAGGTTCCGTCTAGGGACCGGCAATCCAATTCAAGAAACTACAGAGGAGGTTATAACGGTGACAGGAGTGACTATAGTGACAAGGAAGGAAGCTGGATAAACTCAAAGCAAAGAAATCCAAACCGCAGCTATGGACGTAGTCAGTCGGAGAGGTCTGGCATGCGGTCTGATAGACAGGCCAATGATGAGAGTCAGCCTGATAGGCCACGGCGAACTTATAGAAATGACTCATACAGGCATGAGGCAAGCTCTCAATATCTTGTGCAGGGCCAATCTTTTGGATCCACGAGCTCTATGCGCAGACAAGGGAACACAGTGCATGGGGTTTATACACCAGAATCTAGAGCTTCAAATGGTCCCAGTGCTTTACCTGGCCCTCCAGGACCACCGTTTTTTATGGTGTACTCATATGAACCAGGCGCAAATCATGGTGCACCCTTGTCTGAACCAATTGAATTTGGTTCTCTTGGGCCACTTCCTGCAGCAGATGGTGATGACATACCACGGTCGGCACACCAAGTGATGCAAAATGGATTTTATGGGCCGAGGCATGGTCCATATAGGGGTGGTTCCTCTCATTCCTCTCCTGATCAACCGTCCTCACCTCAGCCTCGCAGGTAGTAATTTTTACATATTCTTTGTTCATCACTGTTTCTATTTTCAATATTTTAAGAATGAGCAGTCTGAAAAATCCAAATCATAACTATATAAGGATATTTATTTTATCTGAAAAAACCTGTTGTGCATTCGTATATTAAGCAGAGTAAATGCACAATAACAGTTGCCCACTAGTAAGTTTTAACCTTAGCTAATATTGAGAGACAATGAAGGATTGctgaaattttaaatttgttACATGCTCAATGTTGAAGAATATGTATTGAAGAGGTAGTCGGCATATTTCATGTTATTGAGGAAAAGATAAAATAGTATATGCAATCCACAGAAATAAAGTTCTGAATCGTTTAATTTAGTTTCCGTTCCTCAGTGGATCTTTCAGAGTTTATACTGAGAATAGATCATTCTGCCATGGTTACTAAGTCACACTATTGTTCTGGTGATAATGACCAGACCTCGACTGCATACACTATTAAGAGTACTCCACTATTAATGTGTGCTCATTTTCTGTCACCTGTGGCCTTCATGAAGTCGAAACTATTTACAGAGTGTTAGTTTGTTGAACTGACACCCATAACAGACTGTAGTACTTAGTTTATTGGCACCTGGTATCCAGTTTCAAAGGTAGAAATTAGCACATATCCACATTAAACTAGTGCCACATCCGGGAATATGCTTGCCATGGGTAATTATGCCATCAGCTATGCAACTTGCTTCCATGAATTTATTTATGTATTTTACTTTTAAGTATTTAGCAGCATTTGCTGTCACCAAGCTGAAATTTGTTTCTGTTCACTTTCAAGGTAGTTGAATGATTGCATGGTCACTTGGTTTTGGCATCGAAAACCTGCAATAGCAACATTTTGCTCCACTACTTGCGATCATGTCCTGCATGGGTTCAGATGGTTGGGCCGTCAGCAGCCAACAACAAAAACATGTGCCCTAGCTGGTTTTCATGATGCTTTCTGATTTCTCACAAGCACTAAATAGTGAATACCATCAAAAGAGTTTATCAGTCCCTGTAATTATGAAGCTTCCTGGAATCGAAGTGACAATCTTCAGAAGACAATCTTCAGAACTCATGGTACTGTCAAACCCAGAATATATCTTCGTGCAGAAATAAGAATTGAAGCCAGATTATGAGCAAGGACGAATTAAGAGTTCCAGCCTTCTCAAGGAATACGGTATTGAGTTGAATGGAGCAGGAACACGCATTTCTGCATCAAAATCAAATACAATGTTGATGAGGCATTGGGTTTTAACTACCATTATCTGGGCATGTGTAACTGAAAGCTAATATTGAGTTGTCGTTTCTAGTTAGGATCAAGTTCATGTAACAAATACAGGAAACTTTTCACTTAAGTGTACTAGAGTTAGGTGAGTTCTCGTGGTGTTTCAGCTGGAGGGACATGGCTCCAGAATACTCTCACGCACGAGTGAAAAATGATCGGCTTTTCCTTATCCGTTCCATATGTGTGTTCTATATGTTGGAATTTCTACCAATGTCCTCGCCCGGGCGCATTCTGGTGCATCAATTGCTATTTACTGAAATGTCGGCGGATCCAATTTGACTCGATTTCCGCGTCCGCATCCTGCGCCCGGGGATGTGGGCCGCCGTCGCTGCGATCCCCTCCGGCGGCAATGGACATGGGCTGCCGCTGCCTGCCTGGATCCGGAAGGAATTCGGAGGGGATCGTTTCGGCGGCTCAGCTTGTTGGCAACGAAGCAGCATGCTGCCGCCGTTAAAACCGTTTTTCCTCGCAGGACTGGTAGGGGAGAGGCGGCGCGGATGGACAGGACAGGGATCAGGGAGGCGCGCCGGAAAAGGAAAGGACGGGACAGAAGGTGATCCGCGAGCGCGGCGCAAACGGTGCGAATGAGAAAAGTTTTCAGTTTTTATTTGAAATATTTTCTAACTTGTAATTTATACGTGTCAATTCGTTTCTTTCGACGGTTTATGGTGCAGCTGCACCACTAGATACTCAGGCTGCAGATTCTGCACATGGTTGTGCCCAAATGAAGCTGTTAAAGTTGTTATACCTGTCGTAGCTGCTGATAGCTTGCTGTAGCCACAATCGCAACTTGCTGCAGTTAGATCGTTCCCAACAACTCCAGTGAAATCGTTATTAACATGGAGCTGAAAGAAACTAAAGTGAAATAAGAAGGAAAAATCTGGAGTTGTGCATGGAAGGATATGGAAGCAAAGAGACAAAAATGCCGGTTTATTACTTATTAGGACCGTGTCAGCTTGGCTCTTGTTGACGCGCTAGCGagcttcttctctctctctctccacgtGTACGAAACATCAAACAAGCCGGGAAAATTTATTCCTCCCACGTGCGGGTGGGAGGTCAGCCGTCGTAGAAGGGGAGCGGCTGCCGGCGAGcaaagggagggggaggggggaggAAAGTGGGTGGAGCGGCTGCTCGCGAATTAGTGCAGGAGGAAAGTGTGCCGCCGGCGAGGGGTTGGAGACTAGAGGAGCGGGCACCGGCGATGTCAGCGGCAGCAGGGGTGATGATCGAGGGGAGCTTAGAGTTTCGGATTGTCGGGACTCTAATGGCTACCGGCTCTAGAGGAGAAGGTCGAGGATGGTGGCGGTTCGgctggcggcggaggcgagaCGGCGCGGGAGCACCGCCGGGCGGGCGGGGTTGGACCCCCTGTGGGCGGTGGTCGCCAACGGAGGTGAGGAGAAGGTCAGGAAGGGGGTggtgggcgggcggcgcggcagcgcGATTcaatagcggcggcggcggtggaggacgGCGGTAGAGGCGGGGGAAGACAGGGCACTCACCTCTACAATTGGACGAATTCTAATCATAGAGAGTGATAAATAGATACCCCCACAAGCCGACAATATTGTCAGCAGTTAGAGGAGATTTTAGCAACCATTATATAAGTTGTAATGATTTGTACATTTCTATCTTAATAATGTATACCACGTGGATCAACATGAACAGAGCGGTAGAGACCTAACCTGGATTTGAAGCGTTTCCAATTCAAATTATTCTTTAGTACATGCAGTATATATAGCAATGACAATCAATTACTAAATATTTCGAATCATAATTGTGTTTTAATATATCAAGTATTTAAGTTGTCATCAGATCTGTATGCCCTACTAAATAATTAAGAGTTATGATTTACATATGAATTCAATCCAATCGCGAAGCAAAACTTCTTAAAATCTGAAGTCCCCATTCAACACGCTCCAGTCTCGACCGCGTAGCACGGCAGCTCTGCTCCTGCTCGAGGCCTCGAGCCCAAAAGCACACTGCCCACGCGGGTACGCCTCGTCGAAGTCTTCCTCGGCACATCCCCACGAGGCCCAAACCAAACACCGACCCGCACCGCACGTCTCCTCCCCCTTCCCAAATCAAACCCCCGACGAGGCGCCGGCCCCTCccctcatcgccgccgccgccgctcggtctcccCACGACCGCGTCGATCCATCCCTGGCGCTAGCTTTTCCGCACGCCCGCCTCTCGGGGCTCCACCGACCCAGCTCGATTCGTGCCGGGGGCGGCTGCTCCGTCACCGCTGTAGCCCGCTGCTGGTGGGGTGCTCCGCGATCGGCTGCCGCTGGTGTCGGGGTCTAGGGTTTTGGCTCCAccaggcggaggcggagggtgCATTGGTTGGCGCGCGCATGGGGATGGTGCCCAACGGGCTCCTGCCCAATGCGTCCGCCGGGGTGACGCGGCGGCTCGACCCCGAGCGCTGGGCGGTCGCGGAGGGCCGCACGGCGGAGCTGATCGCGCGCATCCAGCCCAACGCGCACTCCGAGGGCCGGAGGCTCGCCGTCTACCACTACGTGCAGCGACTTATCATGAACTGCCTCTCGTGCCAGGTATTGTACCTGCTTACCAAAGTGGTCCGATTGCTCCCCGCAGGATAGGGATTAACGTCTGTCTGAAGTACAAGGCTCTTGTATATGGTGGTGAGGACTGATGTGTGGATGGATAGACTGTCGTACTGACTAAAGTAATGGTTGCTCTGCATAGAGGGCAATAGTCAATAAGCGATACTTCtctttctgtttctcaaatgtTTGTCTGGAGCGAGAGCTCGTTGGAAATGGTGGCTTGTTGCTACAGAAGAACAGGAGGGGTGCTGGTCACATGACACCCATGCTTCCACATCTGATATTTGACAACCTGTTTAGAGGCATCATGTTTCAAACAGCGGGGATGCTTGGCAAAAAAAAAGTGCATTAGGTGAAGAGTAGGAATAGAAATTCTGGACATTGTGTAGTCGAACTGTATTTCCATTTTTATATGCATTCCTGTCATCCTGTGACATGGGGCGTTGCACACATCCAGTACCATGTTACTGAAGTTTCGTCGAACC from Panicum hallii strain FIL2 chromosome 9, PHallii_v3.1, whole genome shotgun sequence includes:
- the LOC112877533 gene encoding uncharacterized protein LOC112877533, translating into MLRWHAGASTVAPVPPPLAPRPAARGRLRPCRAKKPADDDDDRAGGGSSLLSKSVLLRSGVALFALGFVDAGYSGDWSRIGAISKDTEELLRLGAYGVVPLSLALIFSLSQDSNSNP